In Gemmata obscuriglobus, a single genomic region encodes these proteins:
- a CDS encoding PQQ-binding-like beta-propeller repeat protein yields MRRYGMPLAVVLLLAALPLVPIVGQEKRVPPDAPVLPGKRLPARPGAGPTASPGAQLSDDAALKAAGLTSTDADSLLAYLKARTLSDDDQNKIGEVIARFGTDEFEARVRATDEVEKFGSAAIGPLKAAVQNPDPEVAYRARIALKRVEKVPHSAVASAAVRALVKLKPRDAAAVMLGFLPMADTEEVADDIRAGLVALAVNDAGKPEPALLKALDDKLVVRRSAAYVALTEGGAGAERIRIKDAFPLVKAAVRKESDTDAKFRGLWALLLTTREREFVPDLIGLIPQLPRGRIWQLEEFLLLAAGDTRPDAKFGKSEESLTKARDAWAGWWKQKGAAFDLAAFEFNPRITGFTDVIEYDGSFGRYRVVTLGPDQKEKAHLGAIGVNQLSFPTDVKKLPNGNYLIAELNMNRVTERDSTSRIVKTTIITQPLGVELLSDGGVVYVCRNQILVRDKDGKQVWQFTRGQHDIMGGCRLPNGDIAFVTMWNGANNQANLFRLAGKDGKEVGKPLSLARVQQLHGMNASGDDRILVCEYNRVAEYDLKAGKEVWKYDVNNATCAQRLPNGHTLITYMSASQGQPGKVIEVDTSGDIVWDYSPKDNMRPSRAIRR; encoded by the coding sequence ATGCGCCGTTACGGGATGCCGCTCGCCGTTGTGCTGCTGCTCGCCGCGCTGCCGCTCGTTCCGATCGTCGGGCAGGAAAAACGAGTGCCCCCGGACGCACCGGTGCTTCCGGGCAAACGTCTCCCGGCGCGCCCCGGTGCGGGTCCGACCGCTTCCCCCGGCGCGCAACTCAGTGACGACGCGGCGTTGAAGGCTGCGGGGCTCACGTCGACCGACGCCGACTCGCTGCTCGCCTACCTCAAGGCTCGCACCCTTTCGGACGACGACCAGAACAAAATCGGTGAGGTGATTGCCCGCTTCGGCACCGACGAGTTCGAGGCGCGCGTCCGGGCCACGGACGAGGTGGAGAAGTTCGGCTCCGCGGCGATCGGCCCGCTCAAGGCCGCGGTGCAGAACCCCGACCCCGAGGTCGCGTACCGTGCGCGGATCGCGCTGAAGCGGGTGGAAAAAGTCCCCCACTCGGCCGTGGCGTCGGCCGCGGTCCGCGCGCTGGTCAAGCTCAAACCCAGGGATGCCGCGGCGGTGATGCTCGGGTTCCTCCCGATGGCCGACACGGAGGAAGTGGCGGACGACATCCGCGCCGGCCTCGTCGCGCTGGCGGTCAACGACGCCGGTAAACCGGAGCCGGCCCTGCTCAAGGCGCTCGACGACAAGTTAGTGGTCCGCCGATCCGCTGCGTACGTCGCGCTGACAGAAGGCGGCGCCGGCGCCGAACGCATTCGCATCAAGGACGCGTTCCCGCTGGTGAAGGCCGCGGTGCGAAAGGAGTCCGACACCGACGCCAAGTTTCGTGGGCTGTGGGCGCTGCTGCTCACCACTCGCGAACGGGAGTTCGTCCCGGACCTGATCGGCCTGATCCCGCAGTTGCCCCGCGGTCGCATCTGGCAGTTGGAGGAGTTCCTCCTGCTCGCCGCCGGGGACACCCGACCGGACGCCAAGTTCGGCAAATCCGAGGAGTCACTAACGAAGGCACGCGACGCGTGGGCCGGGTGGTGGAAGCAGAAGGGCGCCGCGTTCGATCTGGCGGCGTTCGAGTTCAACCCGCGCATCACCGGCTTCACGGACGTGATCGAGTACGACGGAAGTTTCGGGCGCTACCGGGTCGTCACGCTGGGGCCGGACCAGAAGGAGAAAGCTCATCTGGGGGCGATCGGGGTGAATCAACTCAGCTTCCCGACCGACGTGAAGAAGTTGCCCAACGGTAACTACCTGATCGCGGAGTTGAACATGAACCGCGTGACGGAGCGCGACTCCACGAGCCGCATCGTGAAGACCACGATCATTACGCAGCCGCTCGGCGTCGAACTGCTGTCCGACGGTGGGGTGGTGTACGTGTGCCGCAACCAGATCCTCGTGCGCGACAAGGACGGCAAGCAAGTGTGGCAGTTCACGCGCGGACAGCACGACATTATGGGCGGGTGCCGGCTGCCGAACGGTGACATCGCGTTCGTGACGATGTGGAACGGTGCGAACAACCAGGCGAACTTGTTCCGCCTGGCCGGTAAAGACGGCAAAGAGGTGGGCAAGCCGCTGTCGCTGGCCCGGGTACAGCAACTGCACGGCATGAACGCATCCGGCGACGACCGGATTCTGGTGTGCGAGTACAACCGCGTGGCCGAGTACGATCTGAAGGCCGGCAAAGAGGTGTGGAAGTACGACGTGAACAACGCGACGTGCGCGCAGCGGCTGCCGAACGGCCACACACTCATCACGTACATGTCCGCGTCGCAGGGCCAGCCCGGCAAAGTGATCGAGGTGGACACGAGTGGCGACATCGTGTGGGACTACTCGCCGAAGGACAACATGCGCCCGTCCCGAGCGATCCGGCGGTAA